CTCCAACTCAGAGGTTATCCAAATTCTCTTTTGCCTCTGAAACTATTGTCCTTTCTTATCAAATCAATTTTGAGTCAATACAAACCTTCAGAAAACTGGCCTTCTGAAATGAGTTAGCATCCAATCGTCCTACCCTATCATATTTTCTCCAAGTTGACAAGCTTCCATTCTATCCATTCTAACTTTCCCATGCAGATAACATACCACGCCTTTACAACACCCTTATAAAAAATGTTTGAAACTCTGTCGTAGGTCCTATCTATCTCGGCGAATCACATAGTCATCGTCATTCAATTTGACATTGAGATTCCATGTGGTAAATGGGTCCAATCCAAAGTATGACCTGGCATAGCCAACTCACCACTTACTTCACCTTAGTCAGCGACCCCACCATCGGCTTTTCCTATCACAATAACAATCGACCCtctcccaactatctctctcatttgatggagtgcaagtaccaccaaataggtatttgtcagatgtgtcctcctcaagcaagaagaggaaagcgagacatgtagtaggtctaaaagagggagatcaactagaggtcaaaagattagaacaaAATTCCATAAACACGTGGAAttgtttcttgctcaaggggggatCATGTTCTTATGATAATGAGAGCATAGGCGACATCGAGGTGTCCTTgaagtacaaacatctacagaaacaatgggtacccaaggaacttcctccaataaacactaatttttgtgttaacgagaggatagatcacatagcaccatcatcattacatggtttgagcctattttccatggacgacataaaggtctattacaacaaagttggtcaattgatggagtatgttggaccctattacaattacaaaaattggatgcactTGGTTTGATATACATGAAGTAAACACAATGCACACTATCATGGCTCCTATTTAACAATGAAGTCGTAAAAAATATACAAATTAAAGGCACAATATTTTCACACTACATTAGAATTAACTATCTAAATCTTTCTTCGTACAAAATTATGTATAAATTTTTATCTATTCTAGCACTAAAAAATGTAAAATGTACACACAAATTTCTATTAGAAGTTCTCTTagacaaattaaaaataaataaattttaaaatgaatGTTTTTAGATTTCTAACTATTGAAGTGTCCTGTTGAATTCCATAGTTGAAGATCTAATCTAAGATGATTAAAAAAGGTCAATAGATTGAGAATACAAATTtgagattaaaaataaaaaaattcaaattaaagaTATTATGAACTAATTTTATATACAACTATACTAATTATAGGCTAACTATTACATTTACACTCTAATTAAAATTAAAGTGAAAAtataagaaaaaatgaaaaataattttcaatattaCAAATTTATAAAACCTTGATCTACTTTTAATTATTGTacacataaattaaaaaaatataagctATGCATTTCTCTTTTCTTTGCTTTCTTCCTACTAATAGtttaatttagtttttaattatagttcattattttttcatataaatttattttgtttggAATATAATAAGAAGATAAAAAGTTGTAGATTTATAAGTTTAATAATTTCAAAAATGTTATTGACATTCTTATTAAGTTGATAAACGTAAATAAATTTATTCATTGCAAATTTGTTATGGGTATTGTGTCTTTAGTAATAAatcttattttttcttttatttatttttaatatatataacaaACAAAAATTGTTAAGATTAGATGTTATACTACTTGCAAAATCTTAGAAgcaattgaaattatttaatataaCATAATTCTAATGTTGAACTCTTCTTAAATTTGACACTTCAATAAAATAATCTAGAAGTTCTCATATATTACCTAATCTAACACTTATCTAAGTTAAGAGGGATAAAAAATAACTTCTACCTGAAAATATGACATGACAAAAAAACCAAATATATTCAAATAGGAGTAACTATCTTTAGTATTGCATATCTTTAATGTTGTCCTTATATTTGATATTTTACATAAAGAAAATCTAAAACTTTACACACTAATTTAAGTTAAGAAGAGGAAAAATAACTTATAAATGAATAGTTACGACAAGTAAAAAGtccaaataaaatcaaaagaagagTTATCATCTCCATATTCAATGAAAGTTTTGTAGCAACGTATGGTTCACGGCAACTTCGCATCTCTTCTTTATATTAACGTATGCGTCACGGCTGTTTCACAACATATGGCTCAAAATCACCGCCTCAATCTGCCCTTAGTTGACCAGTCAACCCCCTCTTCTTTATAGTCAGATGCCCTCTCTTTTACCTGCCAAATCACCCAAACTCAAAATGGCGCGCAGTACAGCTAGGTTCTTGTTGTTGATTACTCTTATAGTTATTCCCCTCTTTCTCCTCCCCTTCTGCTGTGGATGTTTTCACACCGAACGGGATGCCCTCCTTCAATTCAAAGCTGCCATAAATTACTCTTCTCATTCCTATTATTATTTTTCTACCAATCTGAGCTCGTGGGAGAAGGGAGGAGATTGCTGTCTCTGGGATGGCATTTCCTGTCATAACACAACCCGTCATGTTGTCAGTCTTGAAATatacggtgatggtgatggtgatggcggcGTCATATCTGAGAGCTTGTGCACCCTCACTTCTCTTGCAACCATACGCCTAACCTACATGGTATTAACAGGTACTCTTCCTCCGTGCTTGGCAAAACTCTCTTCTCTTGCTGTCCTTGATTTGTCCTCTAACAATTTGGAAGGTGAAACTGTCCTCACTACTCTTTGTCTGCTCAGCAACCTTACTGTGGTTAATCTTGATTCCAACCAACTCAATGGGACCTTGCCATCCTGCCTGAGTAGTCTCTCTTCACTCATAGAACTGCATCTATCTGGTAATGGGTTGAGTGGGAATATTCCATTGTCTTCTTCCCTTTCTGTACTTGATTTGTCCTCTAACAATTTGGAAGGTGAAACTGTCCTCACTACTCTTTGTCTGCTCAGCAACCTTACTGTGGTTAATCTTGGTTACAACCAACTCAATGGGAGCTTGCCATCCTGCCTGAGTAGTCTCTCTTCACTCATAGAACTGCATCTATCTGGTAATGGGTTGAGTGGGAATATTCCATTGTCTTCTTCACTTGCAGTCCTTGATTTAGAAGATAACGGTTTAGAAGATGAAACTGTCCTCAGTACTATTTGTCTGCTCAGCAACCTTAGTGTTGTTGACCTTTCTGGCAACCAGCTGAATGGAAGCTTACCATCCTGTGTCGGTAATCTCTCTTCACTCAAAGAACTGCATCTATCTGGTAATGGGTTGAGTGGGAATATTCCATTGTCTTCTTCCCTTGCTGCACTTGATTTGTCCTCTAACAATTTCGAAGGTGAAACTGCCCTCAGTAATATTTGTCTGCTCAGCAACCTTAGTGAGATTGACCTTTCTACCAACCAGTTGAATGGAAGCTTACCATCCTGTTTGGGTAATCTATCTTCTCTAATTATCTTAGATATTCATGGAAATCACTTGAGTGGTAATATTCCATATTCTTTAGGGAAGATGTCCTCACTGaaatattttgatgtttataatAATTCTTTAAGTGGTTCTATCCCAGATTCCTTTGGTAATCTCTCTTCGCTAAAAGCCTTGTACCTATATGACAACCAACTAAATGGAACTATTCCCTCCTCATTTTCAAGACTCTCCTCACTTACTGACCTCTATGCTGATGGGAATGCATTCAACCAGAGTATTGCTTCGTCAGTGCTCCCCTCATCAATTGAAGGTCTTAGTCTCTCACTAGACGGCCAACACATGATTTCAGAGGCTTTTCTTCACAACCTCAGCAAGTTGGATAATTTGTATTTGTCCAATTGTGAAGTTAATATCAGCAGCACCTGGATTCCCTCATTCCAGTTAGGGAGCTTATTTATGACATCATGTAAGGTGGATGGTCAAATCCCGTTGTGGATTTCAACTCAGTTCTCACTTTTAGAGTTGGAATTACCTGACAATAACCTTGTTGGAGAAATTCCATCATGGCTATTTGATATGAATATTCAATACATCAATCTCACAGCAAATCATCTCGAAGGTCGCCTTTTGCTAAATTCATCAGCTAGGAATTCATTGGTAGTCTTGGATGTGTCGAGAAATGCTTTGTCTGGTCAGATACCATCAATTTGGCCTCCTAATATAGAAGCATTGTTGCTCAATGAAAATTTTCTGACAGGAAATATTCCTCAACAATTGCAGGGTTTTTGTTTACTAGAAATTGTAAATCTGGCAAATAACCATTTGAATGGAATCATCCCTCCAAGCTTAGCCAATTGTTCCAAGCTTCAAAATCTGAATTTAGGGGATAATCATTTAAGGGGAATGATTCCGTACGAGTTTAGTAAGCTGAGTGAGCTGCAGTCTCTACTGATAAAGAATAACCAGTTGAATGGATCATTATCTCCCTCCATATCAAATTGCacagcattacatttgttagatgtTGGGCAAAACTTCTTCAAAGGCCAGATTCCAAAGTCAATTGGAAAccttacagagctgaaagtgttagCAATGAGGAAAAATCATTTTGAAGGTAACATCCCTGCAGAAATAGGGCAGTTGAAGAACCTGCAAATCTTGGACCTTTCTTCAAATCAACTTTCAGGTGTGATACCTTACAGCATTTTTAGTTTACAAGCAATGTTGGTAGAAATACATCAGGAATTTTCTGAGGTTCATCTTGGAATACGGACACAGTCCCTTGGGATACTCTACACATATAAGATTGGATTGACTATGAATTCCAAAGGCAGAGACGAGCACTACACATATATTTTCCCCACCATGATGGCCATAGACCTTTCAAACAATCATTTGAATGGGGATCTTCCATCTGATGTAGGAAAATTGAAGGGATTGAAGCTGCTAAACCTTTCCATGAACAATTTCAGTGGTGTTATTCCGAATAGCATTGTACAATTGATTTGGTTGGAATCATTAGACCTCTCTGCAAATAATTTTTCTGGACAAATTCCTCCAGATCTTGGTTCTTTGAGCTATTTGGGAGCCCTTGATTTTTCCAACAATCACCTTTCAGGTTGTATACCACAAGGAGGACACATGACAACATTTAATAAATCATCATATTCAGGCAATCCAGATTTATGGTGTTGTCCACTTCCAAAGAAATGTTCCTGGCCAGAATTTGCTCCTAGTCCCCCTCCCATTTCTACATCTATTAATGAAGAAGAGCAAAGTGAGGAAAGTGTGGGGTATGACATCGGAGTGGGACTGTCATATGTAGCAGGTTTTACAACAGTGTTGGTATTTATTGTGTTGAAAAAGAAATACTTCGAGGGAGTTGATTCAGTTTTAAAAATCTTTTTCCCATGGCTCCACAATTTGACATTGTAAAAGTTTATTTCTTTTGTCAAGGTGAttcttatataaatatataatagttTTTGTCGAATAATTTAATTCGTTATgtatttgaaaaattattttatttatatttgtcttgtagattttgaaaattattgtaatggttttttttatattaataatgtTTGGATTTGCTAAAATATTCTATCATTCATT
This genomic stretch from Cryptomeria japonica chromosome 8, Sugi_1.0, whole genome shotgun sequence harbors:
- the LOC131857914 gene encoding probable leucine-rich repeat receptor-like protein kinase At1g35710, encoding MARSTARFLLLITLIVIPLFLLPFCCGCFHTERDALLQFKAAINYSSHSYYYFSTNLSSWEKGGDCCLWDGISCHNTTRHVVSLEIYGDGDGDGGVISESLCTLTSLATIRLTYMVLTGTLPPCLAKLSSLAVLDLSSNNLEGETVLTTLCLLSNLTVVNLDSNQLNGTLPSCLSSLSSLIELHLSGNGLSGNIPLSSSLSVLDLSSNNLEGETVLTTLCLLSNLTVVNLGYNQLNGSLPSCLSSLSSLIELHLSGNGLSGNIPLSSSLAVLDLEDNGLEDETVLSTICLLSNLSVVDLSGNQLNGSLPSCVGNLSSLKELHLSGNGLSGNIPLSSSLAALDLSSNNFEGETALSNICLLSNLSEIDLSTNQLNGSLPSCLGNLSSLIILDIHGNHLSGNIPYSLGKMSSLKYFDVYNNSLSGSIPDSFGNLSSLKALYLYDNQLNGTIPSSFSRLSSLTDLYADGNAFNQSIASSVLPSSIEGLSLSLDGQHMISEAFLHNLSKLDNLYLSNCEVNISSTWIPSFQLGSLFMTSCKVDGQIPLWISTQFSLLELELPDNNLVGEIPSWLFDMNIQYINLTANHLEGRLLLNSSARNSLVVLDVSRNALSGQIPSIWPPNIEALLLNENFLTGNIPQQLQGFCLLEIVNLANNHLNGIIPPSLANCSKLQNLNLGDNHLRGMIPYEFSKLSELQSLLIKNNQLNGSLSPSISNCTALHLLDVGQNFFKGQIPKSIGNLTELKVLAMRKNHFEGNIPAEIGQLKNLQILDLSSNQLSGVIPYSIFSLQAMLVEIHQEFSEVHLGIRTQSLGILYTYKIGLTMNSKGRDEHYTYIFPTMMAIDLSNNHLNGDLPSDVGKLKGLKLLNLSMNNFSGVIPNSIVQLIWLESLDLSANNFSGQIPPDLGSLSYLGALDFSNNHLSGCIPQGGHMTTFNKSSYSGNPDLWCCPLPKKCSWPEFAPSPPPISTSINEEEQSEESVGYDIGVGLSYVAGFTTVLVFIVLKKKYFEGVDSVLKIFFPWLHNLTL